A region from the Brienomyrus brachyistius isolate T26 unplaced genomic scaffold, BBRACH_0.4 scaffold57, whole genome shotgun sequence genome encodes:
- the LOC125724537 gene encoding LOW QUALITY PROTEIN: methyl-CpG-binding domain protein 5-like (The sequence of the model RefSeq protein was modified relative to this genomic sequence to represent the inferred CDS: inserted 2 bases in 1 codon; deleted 1 base in 1 codon), with translation MNGGRECEGREREAPTPTAHVPIGWRREADPSQVVYISPSGSVLTCLEQVKTYLLTDGTCKCGLECPLVLPKVFNFDPGAAVKQRTAEDAKADEDVTKLCIHKRKIIAVATLHKSATPILSTHSANPHAVRHKSQEGALTSVALNCKNPFKVLMAAQQTELSTSHPRPRPGSREHGQRSPYRAGRSGLLSPASCSTLAYGDGPHSPRADGLGSPDAFTRPGLRGSPVLLHAHGRTPLSPPTAALRHSSPVPQPSCALAGRTSVSLSPTVAAKSPVMKKSPCVEVPRTVYNHKPHPPAQSPLPPPCVLQKKPVSSEKDPLGILDPIPSKPLAVSAPGFPASLHPQVPAMNVNMPPAIVPLPSNLPLPTVKPGPMGHGGHPQRLQQAVPAASMPPSPVTSPVHMAGPGVSRLEASPQRSRSSSTSSDHAGFFAPSGPQXRRRPPRSPRSSVGSPRPCVPSSPSSKPDQLLAAMNSVVGGQAGSMFPPASMGSGPQKSHPGLLGMPLNQILSQQNATSFPASSLLSAAAKAQLANQNKLGSDGVGGGVGDAHSTSAPMLPASEGQSGRAALRDKLMAQQREAIHKRRPPTDAVLGMLKSHMGVARPPAPQKPLRKAPPPPTSMAQLLQTMSCQNSQVLPSGSSGPGRFGPSQQSVVTPQQLHVSGNIPYRFCGDTGLVQGRGHSLHGPFTGVAGQAMGFRLQGAGGRLGNVTLGHQNPHSHSHQAQGYGHNRTSAGPPVAAPNGDGCTQLEQGDTSSLSCALGSPQLCHLQSLVGHGHTAPQQSQLPLATGPGGPGFQSTHPFTDNGFPEPPPANPMACLFQNFQVSLRGGIAVPSKHAGSQSGTSSLPEAAGATALQQMPDGVGEPRPPNLAPPTGPHGAEGLPGGRVDSVDAIYRAVVDAASKGVHVEITAAVGGATQGSPVPALSAMSAFAGEPVSLAHAVSTVARGQRPPCQEAEPQHQARPHRNSGQGRGTPDPARFRSSGHGTPRRQWELEALANNGGTQWWGDEFLECSTHVRSSPCSGQPPGSVERPPFLEESLHFSSCQRAVERCTYVNGGPPPPVRSYAEALPPPRQELPSDDQSPSSSTSLEGPLARDYSHYNGHYNGCAPSPTDTKSLSSEEELRQPDSPGELLHYRPPPPRTLHMGDLMWGQIKGFPPWTGKLAAVDPGLHPGMHSNQQARVEPEKLKTLTEDLEVLDRASKLNRKGGKLNNHLQAAIHEAMSELDKMSSSVHQIPPRDRQVKPPKPKRRKISR, from the exons GTGCGACTCCAATTCTCTCCACTCATTCAGCGAATCCTCATGCAGTAAGACATAAATCACAGGAGGGGGCGCTGACCTCCGTGGCTCTCAACTGCAAGAACCCCTTCAAGGTCCTGATGGCAGCCCAGCAGACGGAGCTGAGCACGAGCCACCCCAGGCCGCGGCCTGGGAGCAGAGAGCACGGCCAGCGTTCCCCGTACCGCGCAGGCCGCAGCGGCCTGCTGAGCCCCGCCTCCTGCAGCACGCTGGCCTATGGTGATGGGCCGCACTCCCCACGTGCCGACGGCCTGGGGAGCCCCGATGCGTTCACCCGGCCAGGCCTTCGCGGCAGCCCCGTCCTGCTTCACGCCCACGGCAGGACGCCACTGTCCCCTCCCACCGCCGCCCTGAGGCACAGCTCGCCCGTCCCCCAGCCATCCTGCGCTTTGGCAGGAAGGACTAGTGTGTCCCTGTCCCCCACTGTGGCGGCCAAGAGCCCAGTCATGAAGAAGTCCCCCTGCGTGGAGGTGCCACGCACTGTCTACAACcacaagccccaccccccagcccagtCACCCCTGCCGCCGCCCTGCGTCCTCCAGAAGAAGCCAGTGTCCTCGGAAAAAGACCCCCTGGGCATCCTGGACCCCATCCCCAGCAAGCCACTGGCTGTGAGCGCGCCCGGCTTCCCGGCCAGCCTGCACCCTCAGGTACCGGCCATGAATGTAAACATGCCCCCAGCCATCGTCCCGCTGCCAAGCAACCTGCCCCTGCCCACAGTGAAGCCCGGGCCCATGGGCCATGGTGGTCACCCACAGCGGCTCCAGCAGGCGGTGCCCGCCGCGTCCATGCCACCCTCACCAGTGACCTCACCCGTGCACATGGCGGGGCCCGGTGTCAGCCGACTCGAGGCCTCTCCGCAGAGATCGCGCTCCTCTTCAACCTCCTCAGACCACGCGGGCTTCTTTGCCCCCTCGGGCCCCCA CCGAAGGCGCCCCCCCCGGTCACCCCGGTCCTCAGTGGGGTCGCCACGGCCCTGCGTGCCCTCCAGCCCTTCCTCCAAGCCTGACCAGCTGCTGGCGGCCATGAACAGCGTCGTGGGTGGCCAGGCTGGCTCCATGTTCCCACCGGCCTCCATGGGCAGCGGGCCGCAGAAAAGCCACCCAGGGCTGCTGGGGATGCCACTGAACCAGATCCTCAGCCAGCAGAACGCCACCTCCTTCCCAGCCAGCAGCCTCCTGTCGGCAGCCGCCAAAGCACAGCTGGCCAATCAGAACAAGCTGGGAAGTGATGGGGTCGGGGGCGGGGTTGGGGACGCTCACAGCACTTCAGCTCCCATGCTGCCCGCCAGCGAGGGCCAAAGCGGCCGCGCGGCTCTGAGGGACAAGCTGATGGCGCAGCAGCGGGAAGCCATACACAAGCGGCGACCCCCCACCGATGCCGTCCTGGGCATGCTCAAGTCCCACATGGGCGTGGCcaggccccccgccccccagaagCCACTACGGAAAGCCCCGCCCCCGCCAACCTCCATGGCCCAGCTGTTGCAGACCATGAGCTGCCAGAACTCGCAAGTCCTGCCTTccggaagcagtgggcctggCAGGTTCGGTCCCAGCCAGCAGAGCGTGGTCACACCTCAGCAGCTGCACGTTAGCGGCAACATCCCATACCGCTTCTGCGGGGACACCGGGCTGGTCCAGGGCAGGGGGCACAGTCTGCATGGACCCTTCACAGGGGTAGCCGGCCAGGCGATGGGCTTCAGGCTGCAGGGAGCAGGTGGGCGCCTGGGGAATGTGACATTGGGCCACCAGAACCCACACAGCCACTCCCATCAGGCCCAAGGCTACGGACATAACAGGACGTCAGCTGGGCCGCCCGTTGCAGCGCCCAACGGCGACGGCTGCACACAGCTGGAGCAAG GGGACACCTCCTCCCTGAGCTGTGCCCTGGGCAGCCCGCAGTTGTGTCATCTCCAGTCCCTAGTCGGCCACGGCCACACGGCCCCACAGCAAAGCCAGCTGCCACTCGCTACAGGCCCTGGGGGCCCTGGCTTCCAGAGCACGCACCCCTTCACGGACAACGGCTTCCCCGAGCCCCCTCCCGCCAACCCCATGGCTTGCCTCTTCCAGAACTTCCAG GTGAGTTTGCGGGGGGGCATAGCAGTTCCCAGCAAGCATGCCGGCTCCCAGTCGGGAACGTCATCACTCCCTGAGGCAGCGGGGGCCACAGCGCTCCAGCAAATGCCGGATGGCGTTGGCGAGCCACGTCCCCCGAACCTGGCGCCCCCCACTGGCCCACATGGTGCTGAGGGTCTCCCAGGGGGACGCGTAGACTCTGTGGACGCCATCTACAGAGCGGTGGTGGATGCAGCCAGTAAAGGCGTGCATGTGGAGATCACGGCCGCTGTGGGTGGAGCCACTCAGGGCAGCCCCGTCCCTGCCCTGAGCGCCATGAGTGCCTTTGCTGGGGAGCCCGTCAGCTTGGCACATGCCGTCAGCACCGTCGCCCGTGGCCAACGTCCGCCCTGCCAGGAGGCGGAGCCCCAGCACCAGGCACGCCCACACAGGAACTCAGGACAAGGCCGTGGTACCCCTGACCCTGCCCGCTTCCGTTCTTCTGGTCACGGCACCCCCCGGAGGCAGTGGGAGTTGGAGGCATTGGCCAACAACGGCGGTACTCAGTGGTGGGGGGATGAGTTCCTGGAGTGCTCAACGCACGTGCGGAGCAGCCCCTGCTCGGGCCAGCCCCCTGGCTCCGTGGAGCGCCCCCCCTTTTTGGAGGAGAGCCTCCACTTCAGCAGCTGCCAGCGGGCGGTGGAGCGCTGCACCTATGTGAACGGCGGCCCCCCGCCCCCTGTCCGCAGCTATGCCgaagcactg cccccccccaggcaggaGCTGCCCTCTGATGACCAGTCACCCAGCTCCTCCACCAGCCTGGAGGGCCCCCTAGCGAGGGACTACAGTCACTACAACGGACACTACAATGGTTGCGCGCCCAGCCCCACAGACACCAAGAGCTTGAGTAGTGAGGAGGAGCTACGGCAGCCCGACTCCCCTGGGGAGCTTCTGCACTACCGGCCACCGCCGCCACGCACACTCCACATGGGTGACCTCATGTGGGGGCAGATCAAGGGCTTCCCACCCTGGACGGGCAAGCTGGCGGCTGTGGACCCTGGCCTCCACCCCGGCATGCACAGCAACCAGCAGGCCAGG GTGGAGCCAGAGAAGTTAAAGACACTAACGGAGGACCTGGAGGTGCTTGACAGGGCCTCCAAGCTGAACCGAAA AGGTGGGAAACTGAATaatcatctgcaagctgctaTCCACGAGGCCATGAGTGAACTGGACAAGATGTCGAGCAGT GTTCACCAAATCCCACCAAGGGACAGACAAGTCAAGCCCCCCAAGCCTAAGAGGAGGAAAATCTCCAGATAG